TTTGCCTGTGTTTTTAGTGCGTCTGTGATCTGGATTTCGCCGTTTTTGCCTGGCTTTGTTCGCTCTAAAATGTTAAAAATATCTGGCGTTAAAATGTAGCGTCCGATTATCGCTAAATTTGTCGGAGCCTCAGCAGGATCAGGTTTTTCAACCATATCATCGACCATTATGAGATCATCTTCTATAAACCTACCGCTTACGACGCCATAAGACTTAGTCTGCTCTTTTGGCACCTCCATCACTGCAACGACGCTGCAGCGGTATTTCTCATAAATTTTAACCATTTGCGAAAGCACGCCCTCGCCATTTTCATTTATACATAGATCATCTGCCAAAATGACCCCGAAAGCCTCATCTCGAACTAGAGTTTTGCCCGTATAAATGGCGTGTCCAAGCCCTTTCATGGCATTTTGCCTAGTAAATGAAAATGTGCATGAGCTCATTAAATTTCTAACTTCGCTTAGTAGTGACTCTTTTGAGCTGCCTGCGATCTCTTTTTCTAACTCGTAGCTGATGTCAAAATAGTCCTCAAGCGCCCTTTTTCCGCGTCCTGTGACAAAGGCCATATTGTCCATGCCAGCCTCAAGCGCCTCATCAACGCCGTAGTGAATGAGCGGTTTTGTAAGGATCGGCAACATCTCTTTTGGGAGCGATTTTGTAGCTGGTAAAAACCTCGTTCCATATCCAGCCGCTGGAAATAGGCAAGTTTGTATCATTTTAGTCCTTCGTGAAAAATTGCAAAATTCTACTATCTTTTCCTTAATAATATAAATTTGTCTGAATTTACAAGGCTTTAATTAGCAAATTGATAAGATTTTTAAAATTTTTAAAAAAGAGCAAATTTGCAGACGATTGATAGGATTTTCAAAGCCCAGCTTGATATAAAAAAGTCAAATTTCTTAGCATTTTTGTGCCCTATAAGCTCGTTTAAAAGCTTGCACGAACACCTAAAAGAGGAGCATTTTAAGGCCGTTCACGTAGTTTGGGCGACAAGGGAGCTAAACAAATATGGACAAATCGTTGAAAATCAAAGTGATGATGGCGAGCCAAAGGGCACTAGCGGCCAGCCAAGTCTAAACGCGCTAAGAGGAGCACAGCTTATAAACGTTGGGGTCTTGATAGTTCGCTACTTTGGCGGGATAAAGCTTGGCACTGGAGGGCTAGTTAGAGCCTACTCTGGGGCTGTGAATGAAGCGATAAATGAAGCCATAAAAGATGGTGGCGTGATGAAATTTGAGTTAAAAGATGAGGTTAAATTTTTTACGCCATTTTCGCTGATGAGCCGCTTTGAGCACTATTTTGCTACTAAAAATTTAAGCGAGTTTGAAAGAGAATTTAATGACTCCGGAGCGATCTGGAGCGTAAATTTAAACGAGGCCGAGTTTGCTGAGCTATTTAAATTTTGTAAAGAATTTGAAGCAAGCGAGTTTAAATTTTTAGCCTTGCCACTTGGTAGCAAAGCGCTGTTTATTTATTAATTGTAAAATCGCATAAATTTAAAAAGAAAGTAAAAAATGGAAATTTGGAACGACATTTATAACCACTTCAACCCAGTCGCCTTTAGCCTCTTTGGCTTTAGCGTGCACTGGTATGGGCTTATGTATATTTTGGCCCTTGTTTTGGCGCTCGCCATGGCAAAGTATCTCGTTAAAAAAGATGATATCCCTATCTCAAACCAACTTTTAGATAACTACTTTTTTTGGGTAGAAATAGGCGTTATTTTAGGCGCTAGACTTGGCTGGGTTTTAGTTTATTCTGGCGAAACGGGATATTATCTAACGCAGCCTTGGCAAATTTTTAATCCAATCCACAACGGCGAGTTTATAGGAATTCGCGGTATGAGTTACCACGGCGCTGTGGTTGGCTTTTTGCTAGTGACAATTTTATTTTGTAAAAGATATAAGCAAAACGCATGGCAGTTGCTTGATCTTTGCGCCATTTGCATACCTTTTGGCTACACCTTTGGCAGGATAGGAAATTTCTTAAATCAAGAGCTTTTTGGCAGGGTTACAGACGTGCCTTGGGCGATAAATGTCTTTGGTCAGCCAAGACATCCAAGTCAGCTTTATGAGGCATTCTTAGAAGGTTTAGTTATTTTTGTCATTTTATTTTTATATAGAAAATATAAGAAATTTAATGGCGAGCTCATAGCACTTTACGCCATTTTATACACATTTGCAAGATTTGTTTGTGAATTTTACAGAGAGCCTGATTCTGGACTTGGATTTATTATTTATGGTCTATCAATGGGGCAAATTTTGTCACTTATTATGTGCGGGTTTGGAATTTTTGTCTATATTAAACTCTATAAGAGATTTACGAAAATTTAATGTCAATATTTAAAATTTATTAAAGTAAAGTTCTGATAACATTAGCTTTATCAATTAATGCTAATGTTTAAATTAGTATTAAGAAATGATAACTTATTTCAAATTTCTTAGGAGGGCTCATGACCGGGCTTATAGAAGGTTTTTTGGGGAAACGGTCGGACGGCAAAAAAAGCCGCACTCCAGCCGCTTGGGATAGATGGCAAAGTATTACAGGATTTATTCTAGCCTGTTTCATATTGTGCCATATGGTTTTTACTTCTACTATACTACTTGGCAAAGACGCATTTAACGCTGTTGTAGGATTTGCAGAGGCTAAATTTTTATTTGGCGAGGCTACTTGGTGGATCACAAATGTTATAGCTGCTGTTATCTTTGTAGTTTTTGTAACTCACGCCTTCTTGGCAATGAGAAAATTTCCTGCGAATTACAGACAATATTTAATGTTTAGAGGCCACAAAGACCGCATGAAGCACCTTGATACCACACTTTGGTGGTTCCAGTTTTTAACAGGCTTTGCTCTATTTTTTGCAGCAAGCGCCCACCTCATCGACATCATCTTTGGCGGACACATCACTGCTGACAAATCAGCTGCTGCTTTTCACAAACTAGAAATTTTCTACTTCGCACTACTTGTTTTCATGGTCGTTCACGCTAGCGTTGGCATGTACCGCTTATATGTCAAATGGGTAAGCATTGATGGCGTAAATAAACACGAAATGTTTGCCAAAAGAAATAAGGCAAAGACAGTTGTATTTGTCATTTATGGCATACTTGCTGTGATCGCTTTGATCGCTGACTTCGTGTGGATCAGCCATTAAAAAGGAGCTAGAAGATGAATGTAAAATATTATGACGCATTGGTAATTGGTGGCGGTCTAGCTGGTCTTAGAGCTGCTGTGGCTGCTGGAGAAAAGGGTTTAAGCACCGTAGTTTTGAGCCTCATCCCTGTAAAACGCTCTCACTCTGCTGCTGCACAAGGCGGCATGCAAGCAAGCCTTGGTAACTCTAAAATGAGTGAAGGCGATAACGAAGATGTACACTTTGCTGACACAGTAAAAGGTAGCGACTGGGGCTGCGATCAACAAGTTGCACGTATGTTTTGTCAAACTGCACCAAAAGCTATTAGAGAGCTTGCAGCTTGGGGTGTGCCTTGGACTAGGATCACAAAAGGCGAAAGAAGCGCTATCATCAACGCTCAAAAGACAACTATCGTTGAAAAAGAAGAGGTTCATGGCCTTATCCACTCACGTGACTTTGGTGGTACAAAAAAGTGGAGAACATGCTACACAGCTGACGCAACTGGTCACACCATGCTTTTTGCTGTTGCAAACGAAGCGCTTAAGCACAATGTAGAAATTCATGACCGCAAAGAGGCGATCGCTTTGATACACCAAAATAACCGCTGTTACGGCGCGATCGTTCGTGACCTAGTAAATGGCGAGATCACAGCTTATGTTTCAAAAGGCACACTTATAGCAACTGGCGGTTATGGTAGAGTTTATAAACACACTACAAACGCTGTTGTTTGCGAAGGTATCGGCGCTGCGATCGCACTTGAGACTGGCGTAGCTCAGCTTGGCAATATGGAAGCTGTTCAGTTTCACCCAACTCCGATCGTCCCATCTGGCATTCTTTTAACAGAAGGTTGCCGCGGCGATGGCGGAATTTTACGTGACGTTGATGGATACCGCTTTATGCCTGATTATGAACCAGAGAAAAAAGAGCTAGCTAGCCGTGACGTCGTTAGCCGCCGTATCATGGAGCACATCCGTGCAGGCAAAGGTGTGCCTAGCCCTTATGGCTATCACGTTTGGCTTGATATCTCTATCCTTGGACGCGAGCACATCGAGAAAAATTTACGTGACGTTCAAGAAATTTGCGAAATTTTTAACGGCATCGATCCTGCTGACACTGAAGTATATACTGATGAGACAGGACATCAGCGTGGCAAAGGCTGGGCGCCGATCCTACCTATGCAGCACTACTCAATGGGCGGCATCAAGACAAAACCAACTGGCGAGAGCCCAACTTTAGCTGGTCTATTTAGCGCTGGTGAGGCTGCTTGCTGGGATATGCACGGCTTTAACCGCCTTGGTGGTAACTCAGTTTCTGAGACAGTCGTCGCTGGTATGATCGTTGGTGATTATTTTGCAGATTATTGCGCTAGCCACGAGATCGAGATAAACACAGCTGATATCGAGAAATTTGTTAAAAAACAAGAAGACTATCTAAATAGCCTCGTCACAAAAGAGGGTAAATTTAACGTCTTTGATATCAAAAACAAGATGAAAGAGGTAATGTGGGAGCACGTTGCGATATTTAGAACAGGCAAAGGTCTAGAGCTTGCTGTTAAAGAGCTTGAAGCACTCTACAAAGAGTCACTTGATGTAAAAGTAAGCAACAAAGCACTATTTGGCAACCCAGAGCTTGAAGAGGCTTACCGCGTGCCAAAGATGCTAAAACTAGCACTTTGTATCGCAAAAGGTGCGCTTGATAGAACAGAGAGCCGTGGTGCTCACTGCCGTGAAGACTATCCAAAGAGAGATGACCTTAACTGGCTAAACAGAACGCTTACAAGCTGGAAAGAAGGCGACACTATGCCAACTATCACTTATGAGCCACTTGATATCATGAAGATGGAAATGCCGCCAGCATTTAGAGGTTATGGTGCAAAAGGAAATATCATCGAGCATCCAAACAGCGCTATCCGCCAAAAAGAGGTCGATGAAATTCGCGAGAAAATGCAAGCAGAAGGCAAGAGCAGACAAGAAATTCAAGAGGCTTTGATGCACTATGACCTTCAACCAAAATATAAAGCACCAAATGAAAGAGCAGGTATAGGAAATGAGTAGAAAAATAACCATAAAAGCTTTTAAATACAATCCTTTAAGCAAAGTTTCAAAGCCTCATTTTGCGACTTATGAGCTTGAAGAGACCGATGGTATGACGCTATTTATCGCGTTAAATCAAATTCGTGAGAAATTTGATCCAGATCTTAGCTTTGACTTTGTTTGTCGTGCGGGAATTTGCGGAAGTTGTGGCATGCTAGTAAATGGCAAACCAAGCCTAGCTTGCAGAACTCTAACAAAAGACTTTGAAAGCGGTGTCATCGAGCTTATGCCTTTGCCAGTCTTTAAACTACTAAAAGATCTAAGCGTAGATACTGGCAACTGGATGAACGCTATGAGCAAGCGTGTCGAGAGCTGGATACACACAGATCACGAGACAGATATCTCTAAGCTTGAAGAGAAAGTTGAACCAGAAGTCGCTCAAGAAGTTTTCGAGCTTGATCGCTGTATAGAGTGCGGAATTTGCGTCGCATCTTGCGGAACAGCTATCATGAGACCTGATTTCATCGGCGCTGTTGGTCTAAACAGGGTTGCTAGATTTAAGATAGACGCGCTTGATAAGAGAACTGACGAGGACTTTTACGAGCTAATCGGCGATGATGATGGTGTATTTGGTTGTATGACTTTGCTTGGTTGTGAAGACAACTGCCCAAAACACCTACCACTTCAAAGCCGCATAGCTTATATGCGTAGAAAAATGGCTGCTATAAAGTAGCAAAGGGGCTGTAAAAAGCCCCAAATTTATTTAAAAACTCTGCAAACAGAGACCAAGATACAGATACAAATATCTAGCGCTGCAAATAAGAAAAATACAAATATTAAAATCGGAAACGATAAGACTATGCCCATTATATAGCCAAGTGGCAAGGTAATAAAAAATAAAAGATCAAATCCGGTGCTAAAGCAAAAAAATAGCGCGAACAATGAAGCAATCACGTTCATAAATAAATTGATATTATCAGAGAAAAACTCTGTTAGGCTTATATATTTCATGCGGTGATTATAGCTTTTAAGATTACAAAATTGATGAAAATTTATCTAGCATTTTAGAAAAAATGAACTATGAAACTGGAAGTCTTACAAACAAAGGATTAGACGACATCATGGATGAGCCTAGACTTCCCAAAATTTACAAAAGATATAAGGATAGCAGCAGCATAGGTAGCCAAGAAATTTAGCAATTCATCGGTGCTATCTCAAATAAAAATACCAAAAAAGGCGTCTTTATTACAACGGCAAAATTTACAAAAGAGGCCCAAACGTTTGCCAAAGATAGTCAA
Above is a window of Campylobacter concisus DNA encoding:
- the galU gene encoding UTP--glucose-1-phosphate uridylyltransferase GalU; the encoded protein is MIQTCLFPAAGYGTRFLPATKSLPKEMLPILTKPLIHYGVDEALEAGMDNMAFVTGRGKRALEDYFDISYELEKEIAGSSKESLLSEVRNLMSSCTFSFTRQNAMKGLGHAIYTGKTLVRDEAFGVILADDLCINENGEGVLSQMVKIYEKYRCSVVAVMEVPKEQTKSYGVVSGRFIEDDLIMVDDMVEKPDPAEAPTNLAIIGRYILTPDIFNILERTKPGKNGEIQITDALKTQAKDGMVLAYKFKGKRFDCGSIDGFVEATNFFYERNK
- a CDS encoding IMPACT family protein, with translation MQTIDRIFKAQLDIKKSNFLAFLCPISSFKSLHEHLKEEHFKAVHVVWATRELNKYGQIVENQSDDGEPKGTSGQPSLNALRGAQLINVGVLIVRYFGGIKLGTGGLVRAYSGAVNEAINEAIKDGGVMKFELKDEVKFFTPFSLMSRFEHYFATKNLSEFEREFNDSGAIWSVNLNEAEFAELFKFCKEFEASEFKFLALPLGSKALFIY
- the lgt gene encoding prolipoprotein diacylglyceryl transferase — translated: MEIWNDIYNHFNPVAFSLFGFSVHWYGLMYILALVLALAMAKYLVKKDDIPISNQLLDNYFFWVEIGVILGARLGWVLVYSGETGYYLTQPWQIFNPIHNGEFIGIRGMSYHGAVVGFLLVTILFCKRYKQNAWQLLDLCAICIPFGYTFGRIGNFLNQELFGRVTDVPWAINVFGQPRHPSQLYEAFLEGLVIFVILFLYRKYKKFNGELIALYAILYTFARFVCEFYREPDSGLGFIIYGLSMGQILSLIMCGFGIFVYIKLYKRFTKI
- a CDS encoding fumarate reductase cytochrome b subunit, coding for MTGLIEGFLGKRSDGKKSRTPAAWDRWQSITGFILACFILCHMVFTSTILLGKDAFNAVVGFAEAKFLFGEATWWITNVIAAVIFVVFVTHAFLAMRKFPANYRQYLMFRGHKDRMKHLDTTLWWFQFLTGFALFFAASAHLIDIIFGGHITADKSAAAFHKLEIFYFALLVFMVVHASVGMYRLYVKWVSIDGVNKHEMFAKRNKAKTVVFVIYGILAVIALIADFVWISH
- a CDS encoding fumarate reductase flavoprotein subunit — its product is MNVKYYDALVIGGGLAGLRAAVAAGEKGLSTVVLSLIPVKRSHSAAAQGGMQASLGNSKMSEGDNEDVHFADTVKGSDWGCDQQVARMFCQTAPKAIRELAAWGVPWTRITKGERSAIINAQKTTIVEKEEVHGLIHSRDFGGTKKWRTCYTADATGHTMLFAVANEALKHNVEIHDRKEAIALIHQNNRCYGAIVRDLVNGEITAYVSKGTLIATGGYGRVYKHTTNAVVCEGIGAAIALETGVAQLGNMEAVQFHPTPIVPSGILLTEGCRGDGGILRDVDGYRFMPDYEPEKKELASRDVVSRRIMEHIRAGKGVPSPYGYHVWLDISILGREHIEKNLRDVQEICEIFNGIDPADTEVYTDETGHQRGKGWAPILPMQHYSMGGIKTKPTGESPTLAGLFSAGEAACWDMHGFNRLGGNSVSETVVAGMIVGDYFADYCASHEIEINTADIEKFVKKQEDYLNSLVTKEGKFNVFDIKNKMKEVMWEHVAIFRTGKGLELAVKELEALYKESLDVKVSNKALFGNPELEEAYRVPKMLKLALCIAKGALDRTESRGAHCREDYPKRDDLNWLNRTLTSWKEGDTMPTITYEPLDIMKMEMPPAFRGYGAKGNIIEHPNSAIRQKEVDEIREKMQAEGKSRQEIQEALMHYDLQPKYKAPNERAGIGNE
- a CDS encoding fumarate reductase iron-sulfur subunit, with protein sequence MSRKITIKAFKYNPLSKVSKPHFATYELEETDGMTLFIALNQIREKFDPDLSFDFVCRAGICGSCGMLVNGKPSLACRTLTKDFESGVIELMPLPVFKLLKDLSVDTGNWMNAMSKRVESWIHTDHETDISKLEEKVEPEVAQEVFELDRCIECGICVASCGTAIMRPDFIGAVGLNRVARFKIDALDKRTDEDFYELIGDDDGVFGCMTLLGCEDNCPKHLPLQSRIAYMRRKMAAIK